The following coding sequences are from one Planctomycetota bacterium window:
- a CDS encoding energy transducer TonB: YGPLPAYPYWARAQAAEGTVTLHFRVDSEGNVGDVRIRAIEGDDRFGELARRAVSEWRFEPAMFRGRPVAVWCVQRIRFRLED; the protein is encoded by the coding sequence TCTACGGCCCGCTGCCCGCCTATCCGTACTGGGCGCGGGCGCAAGCGGCCGAGGGCACCGTGACGCTTCACTTCCGGGTGGACTCCGAGGGAAACGTGGGGGACGTCCGAATCCGGGCGATCGAAGGGGATGATCGCTTCGGCGAGCTGGCGCGCCGCGCCGTGAGCGAATGGCGTTTCGAACCGGCGATGTTCCGCGGCCGGCCGGTGGCCGTATGGTGCGTTCAGCGGATTCGCTTCCGGCTGGAGGACTGA